In the genome of cyanobacterium endosymbiont of Braarudosphaera bigelowii, one region contains:
- the secG gene encoding preprotein translocase subunit SecG → MNFSQLLQIIWTISAVFLIFLILLHSPKGDGIGGIGGQAQLFTSTKSAEKTLNQITWTLSTIFIAITIILSAGWLKP, encoded by the coding sequence ATGAATTTTTCACAGCTTTTACAGATAATTTGGACTATTTCTGCTGTTTTCTTAATTTTTCTTATCCTTTTGCATAGTCCCAAAGGAGATGGCATAGGTGGAATTGGCGGACAAGCTCAATTATTTACGTCTACTAAAAGTGCTGAAAAAACTTTAAATCAAATAACCTGGACTCTTAGTACCATATTTATAGCTATCACAATTATATTAAGTGCAGGATGGTTAAAACCTTAG
- the rnhA gene encoding ribonuclease HI, with protein MKKLKIYTDGACSGNPGKGGYGTILVFNKYRKELSGGYRLTTNNRMEIISIIIGLESLIESCNVSIYSDSRYVVDSMNRGWASKWQSNDWKRNKQEIAKNSDLWKRLLDLCTKHNVQFIWVKGHAGHPENERCDQLAVLASKKMELFIDKVFESIAN; from the coding sequence TTGAAAAAATTAAAAATTTACACTGATGGTGCCTGTTCTGGTAACCCTGGCAAAGGGGGTTATGGAACAATATTAGTTTTTAATAAGTATCGGAAAGAATTGTCAGGAGGTTATAGACTAACAACTAATAATCGTATGGAGATCATATCTATTATCATTGGCTTAGAATCTTTAATAGAATCTTGCAATGTAAGTATTTATTCTGATTCTCGGTATGTAGTAGATAGTATGAATAGAGGATGGGCAAGTAAGTGGCAGTCTAACGACTGGAAACGTAACAAACAAGAAATAGCTAAAAATTCTGATCTATGGAAAAGATTATTAGATTTATGCACTAAGCATAATGTCCAATTTATATGGGTTAAAGGACATGCTGGACATCCTGAAAACGAACGTTGCGATCAATTAGCTGTTCTTGCCTCTAAAAAAATGGAATTATTTATAGACAAAGTTTTCGAAAGTATAGCTAATTGA
- the hpnH gene encoding adenosyl-hopene transferase HpnH — protein MAVQLKQALKVGAYIIKQRLQGRQYFPIVLMLEPLFRCNLACSGCGKIQHSPEVLSRNLTPSECFAAVEECGAPVVSIPGGEPLLHPQIDKIVEGLIKRKKFVYLCTNALLLEKSLDKFKPSPYFAFSVHLDGLEEHHDKCVDRKGVFQKAVSAIKKAKAKGFRVTTNTTIFEGADPHEVQKFLDFLDTLNTDGTMISPGYSYEWAPDQQHFLKREQTKALFQEILMPWKLGQKNWNFNHNPLFLDFLMGEKDYECTPWGSPSYSVLGWQKPCYLLNEGHYETFKELIENTQWEDYGHKSNNPQCKDCMVHCGYEPTAAADAMNFVNMKRALSSIINI, from the coding sequence ATGGCTGTTCAACTAAAACAAGCACTTAAAGTTGGTGCTTATATTATCAAACAACGTTTACAAGGTCGCCAATATTTTCCTATTGTATTGATGCTAGAACCTCTATTTCGTTGTAATTTGGCCTGTTCTGGATGCGGAAAAATTCAGCATTCTCCCGAAGTCTTATCTCGTAATCTTACTCCTTCAGAATGTTTTGCAGCAGTTGAGGAATGTGGAGCCCCAGTTGTTTCGATTCCAGGAGGAGAGCCATTACTTCATCCTCAAATTGACAAAATTGTTGAAGGCCTAATCAAACGAAAAAAATTTGTATATTTATGTACTAATGCACTTCTTTTAGAAAAAAGTTTAGATAAATTCAAGCCTTCTCCATATTTTGCTTTTAGTGTACATCTTGATGGACTAGAGGAACATCATGATAAATGTGTAGATCGGAAAGGTGTTTTCCAGAAAGCAGTTAGTGCTATTAAAAAAGCTAAAGCTAAAGGATTTCGAGTAACTACGAATACTACTATTTTCGAAGGTGCAGACCCTCACGAAGTACAAAAATTTCTTGATTTTCTAGACACACTGAACACTGATGGTACTATGATTTCTCCGGGATATAGTTATGAATGGGCTCCAGACCAACAGCACTTTTTAAAGCGGGAACAAACAAAAGCTTTATTTCAAGAAATACTAATGCCGTGGAAACTAGGTCAAAAAAATTGGAACTTCAATCACAATCCTTTATTTTTAGACTTTTTAATGGGAGAGAAAGATTATGAATGTACTCCTTGGGGAAGTCCAAGCTATAGTGTCTTAGGATGGCAAAAGCCTTGTTACTTACTTAATGAAGGACATTATGAAACTTTTAAAGAATTAATTGAAAATACTCAATGGGAAGATTATGGCCATAAAAGTAATAATCCACAATGTAAAGATTGTATGGTACATTGTGGCTATGAACCGACAGCTGCTGCCGATGCTATGAATTTCGTTAACATGAAAAGAGCCTTAAGTAGTATTATTAATATTTAA
- the lepA gene encoding translation elongation factor 4, with protein sequence MTNVPVSQIRNFSIIAHIDHGKSTLADRMLQVTKTVAQREMKEQFLDNMDLERERGITIKLQAARMEYKSKDGKEYIINLIDTPGHVDFTYEVSRSLAACEGALLVVDSSQGVEAQTLANVYLALENNLEIIPVLNKIDLPGSEPERVSSEIEEVIGLDCTNIIKASAKANIGIDEILESIVKLVPPPQDTTNKPLRALIFDSYYDAYRGVIVYFRIMDGVMKKGDLIYLMASQKEYEIDELGVLSPNQVPVDSLHAGEVGYFSAAIKTVKDARVGDTITSFAEPAKDPLHGYTEAKPMVFCGLFPIDSDQYEDLREALNKLKLNDAALVFEPETSSAMGFGFRCGFLGLLHMEVVQERLEREYNLELITTAPSVIYRVTTIDGKVIKIDNPSLLPVPQQQEKVEEPYIKVEMITPEIYIGTLMELCQSRRGVFKEIRYFTLSRTALIYELPLAEVVTDFFDQLKSRSKGYASMEYELIGYRVNSLVKLDILVNGDSVDALAMIVHRDKAYYVGRALTEKLKELIPRHQFKVPIQAAIGAKVIASEHIPALRKDVLAKCYGGDISRKKKLLQKQAKGKKRMKSVGTVDVPQEAFMAVLKLDPQ encoded by the coding sequence ATGACCAATGTTCCTGTTTCACAAATTCGAAATTTTTCTATTATTGCTCACATTGATCATGGTAAGTCAACATTAGCAGATAGAATGTTACAAGTAACGAAGACAGTTGCACAACGAGAAATGAAAGAACAATTTCTCGATAATATGGATCTTGAAAGAGAAAGAGGAATTACGATAAAACTCCAAGCAGCAAGAATGGAATACAAATCAAAAGATGGTAAAGAATATATAATTAATCTTATTGATACTCCTGGTCATGTTGATTTTACTTATGAAGTATCTCGTTCCCTAGCTGCTTGTGAAGGAGCTTTGTTAGTAGTAGATTCTTCACAAGGTGTGGAAGCACAGACATTAGCAAATGTTTATCTTGCACTAGAAAATAATTTAGAGATTATTCCAGTTTTAAATAAAATAGATCTACCAGGTTCAGAACCAGAAAGAGTATCTAGTGAGATAGAAGAAGTTATTGGATTAGATTGTACTAATATTATCAAAGCTTCAGCTAAAGCAAATATTGGGATTGATGAAATTTTAGAGTCTATCGTAAAATTGGTCCCTCCACCTCAAGACACAACTAATAAACCTCTACGAGCATTGATTTTTGATAGTTATTATGATGCTTATCGTGGAGTAATAGTTTACTTTCGTATCATGGATGGAGTAATGAAAAAGGGGGATCTTATTTATTTAATGGCTTCCCAAAAGGAATATGAAATTGATGAACTAGGAGTTCTTTCTCCTAACCAAGTACCTGTAGATTCACTTCATGCAGGTGAAGTAGGATATTTCTCTGCGGCAATCAAAACAGTTAAGGATGCGCGTGTAGGAGACACTATAACTAGTTTTGCAGAGCCAGCTAAAGATCCTCTACATGGTTACACGGAAGCAAAACCAATGGTATTTTGTGGTTTATTTCCTATTGATTCAGATCAATATGAAGATTTGCGTGAAGCCTTGAACAAATTAAAACTTAATGATGCAGCCCTTGTATTCGAACCAGAAACTTCTAGTGCGATGGGCTTTGGATTTCGTTGTGGTTTTCTAGGTTTACTTCATATGGAAGTCGTCCAAGAACGTTTAGAAAGAGAATACAATCTAGAATTAATAACTACAGCACCTTCGGTAATCTATCGTGTCACTACCATAGATGGGAAAGTGATAAAAATAGATAATCCTAGCTTACTACCTGTACCTCAACAACAAGAAAAAGTTGAAGAGCCATATATTAAAGTAGAAATGATTACCCCTGAAATCTATATTGGAACCCTAATGGAACTATGTCAAAGTCGTAGGGGTGTATTTAAAGAAATTCGTTACTTTACTTTGTCTAGAACTGCCCTAATATACGAACTACCTCTAGCAGAAGTAGTTACAGATTTTTTTGATCAGCTTAAATCTAGATCAAAAGGATATGCCAGTATGGAATATGAACTAATAGGCTATAGAGTCAATTCTCTTGTAAAACTAGACATTTTAGTTAATGGAGATAGTGTAGATGCTTTAGCTATGATTGTTCATCGTGACAAAGCATATTATGTAGGTCGTGCTTTAACTGAAAAATTAAAAGAATTAATCCCCCGTCATCAATTTAAGGTTCCAATACAAGCAGCTATCGGTGCAAAGGTTATTGCTAGCGAACATATTCCTGCACTACGAAAAGATGTATTAGCTAAATGCTACGGGGGAGATATATCACGTAAGAAAAAACTATTGCAAAAGCAAGCAAAAGGGAAAAAGAGAATGAAATCAGTTGGAACAGTTGATGTTCCACAAGAGGCATTTATGGCAGTCTTAAAACTTGATCCACAGTAA
- the modA gene encoding molybdate ABC transporter substrate-binding protein, with amino-acid sequence MNRKKFVALSLLTSMAACTVPNSDKKINYNNKLFISVPSSMYSAMKLVKDIYQNKNSDIEILYNSGSSGALQQQIERGAPVDVFISASSKQIDFLLKKDLLIKESSKIFLKNTMVLVASSKSIEKINLNTLINGDFKKLALGELRSVPAGQYAKEALISLKVYEKLEPKFIFGKNVRQVLFYVESGNADLGIVYITDLKNANDVRLTNIPYNLHSPITYQIAIVKSSQNIDEARKFINFLLVEKTQNIFQNYGFIGINNQKNLI; translated from the coding sequence ATGAATAGAAAAAAATTTGTTGCACTCAGTCTCTTGACTTCTATGGCTGCTTGTACAGTACCTAATTCTGATAAAAAAATAAATTATAATAATAAATTATTTATATCAGTTCCATCTAGTATGTATAGTGCTATGAAACTGGTGAAGGATATTTATCAAAACAAAAACTCTGATATTGAGATCTTATATAATAGCGGTTCTTCTGGAGCTTTACAACAACAAATCGAACGAGGAGCACCAGTAGATGTTTTTATTTCTGCTTCTTCAAAACAAATAGATTTTTTATTGAAAAAGGATTTATTAATCAAAGAAAGTAGTAAGATATTTTTAAAAAATACAATGGTTTTAGTCGCATCAAGTAAATCGATAGAAAAAATTAATCTTAATACTTTAATAAATGGTGATTTTAAAAAACTTGCACTAGGAGAATTAAGGAGTGTGCCTGCTGGACAATATGCCAAAGAAGCTTTGATATCGTTAAAAGTTTATGAGAAACTAGAGCCAAAATTTATTTTTGGAAAAAATGTACGCCAAGTTCTTTTCTATGTAGAAAGTGGAAATGCGGACCTTGGAATTGTTTATATTACTGATTTAAAAAATGCGAATGATGTTAGATTAACAAATATACCTTACAATCTTCATTCACCAATAACATATCAAATTGCTATAGTTAAAAGTAGTCAAAACATTGATGAAGCCAGAAAATTTATAAACTTTCTCTTGGTAGAAAAAACTCAAAATATTTTTCAAAATTATGGGTTTATAGGTATAAATAATCAGAAAAACTTAATTTAA
- a CDS encoding alpha-D-glucose phosphate-specific phosphoglucomutase — MRTRTVTTKPFKDQKPGTSGLRKPVTIFQQSNYLENFIQSIFNSINISETSTLIVGGDGRYYNSQAIQIIIKIAAANSIKRILVGHKGIFSTPAISAAIRYHKAFGGIILSASHNPGGVNGDFGIKYNTEHGGPASEEITNNIFNCTKTINKYKILEAKDINLNYLGSCNLGTTKVEIIDSITPYVELMQQLFDFGRIHTLLASSNFRISIDSLNAVTGPYARTLFETCLGAPRGSVQNDIPLEDFGGKHPDPNLIHASSLVNNLFGLNSPDFGAASDGDGDRNMILGRNFFVTPSDSLAILTANAHLIPGYKDGVKGVARSMPTSQAVDRVAKKLGIECYETPTGWKFFNNLLNADKITLCGEESFGTGSNHIREKDGLWAILFWLNIIAITGKSVENIVYEHWKQYGRNFYSRHDYEEIELSKANDCMNQLRYTVKKIREKTAFNEYKITHADDFSYIDPIDKSISKQQGVRISFASGSRIIFRLSGTGTKGATFRVYLEKYQFDNTKIKLNTQHVLSPLIQLAEEIAHIKSFTELDKPTIIT, encoded by the coding sequence ATGAGAACTCGTACTGTTACGACAAAACCTTTCAAAGATCAAAAGCCTGGAACTTCAGGATTGCGCAAACCTGTTACTATTTTTCAGCAATCTAATTATTTGGAAAACTTTATTCAATCTATTTTTAATAGCATAAATATTTCTGAAACATCGACTTTGATTGTTGGTGGTGATGGACGTTACTATAATTCCCAAGCAATTCAAATTATTATAAAAATTGCAGCTGCTAATTCTATTAAACGAATTTTAGTAGGTCATAAAGGTATTTTTTCGACTCCCGCTATATCTGCAGCCATAAGATACCATAAAGCTTTTGGAGGAATTATATTATCTGCTAGTCACAATCCGGGAGGGGTAAATGGTGATTTTGGGATAAAGTACAATACAGAACATGGCGGACCTGCATCTGAAGAAATTACTAATAATATTTTTAACTGTACCAAAACTATTAATAAATATAAAATTCTCGAAGCTAAAGATATTAATCTTAATTATCTAGGTTCTTGTAATCTTGGAACGACAAAAGTTGAAATTATTGATTCCATAACTCCTTATGTTGAATTAATGCAACAACTATTTGATTTTGGAAGAATTCATACATTACTTGCTTCTTCTAATTTTAGGATATCTATAGATTCTTTAAATGCTGTAACAGGACCGTATGCTCGTACTCTGTTCGAGACATGTTTAGGTGCTCCAAGAGGAAGTGTACAAAATGATATTCCCTTAGAAGATTTTGGAGGAAAACATCCTGATCCCAATTTGATTCATGCTAGTAGTCTTGTTAATAATTTATTTGGACTCAATTCTCCTGATTTCGGTGCTGCTTCTGATGGAGATGGTGATCGTAATATGATTTTGGGTCGTAATTTTTTTGTTACTCCCAGTGACAGTCTAGCTATCTTAACAGCAAATGCACATCTAATACCAGGCTATAAAGATGGAGTAAAAGGGGTTGCCCGCTCTATGCCAACCAGTCAAGCAGTTGATAGAGTAGCGAAAAAGCTTGGTATAGAATGTTATGAAACTCCTACTGGTTGGAAATTTTTTAATAATCTTTTAAATGCCGATAAGATAACGCTTTGTGGAGAAGAAAGCTTTGGTACTGGTTCTAATCATATTAGAGAAAAAGATGGTTTATGGGCAATATTGTTTTGGTTAAATATTATCGCCATAACAGGTAAATCTGTAGAAAATATTGTTTATGAACACTGGAAACAATACGGACGTAATTTTTATTCTCGCCATGACTATGAGGAAATAGAATTGAGTAAAGCTAATGATTGTATGAATCAACTACGCTACACAGTTAAGAAAATAAGGGAAAAAACAGCTTTCAATGAATACAAGATTACTCATGCTGATGATTTTAGCTATATTGATCCAATAGATAAAAGTATTTCTAAGCAACAAGGGGTTCGTATTAGCTTTGCCAGTGGCTCCCGAATAATCTTTCGTTTATCAGGAACAGGAACTAAAGGAGCAACTTTTCGTGTTTATTTAGAAAAATATCAGTTTGATAATACTAAAATTAAATTAAATACTCAGCATGTTTTATCGCCTTTGATTCAATTAGCAGAAGAAATTGCACATATTAAAAGTTTTACAGAACTTGATAAACCTACAATCATCACTTAA
- the coaD gene encoding pantetheine-phosphate adenylyltransferase codes for MIAIYPGSFDPITLGHLDIIERGVILFEKVIVAVLCNPNKHSLFSVEKRVQQISQCTKHLSRIEVDSFTGLTVDYAKLHQAKVLLRGLRVLSDFEKELQMAHTNKTLARELETVFLATNKEYSFLSSSTVKEIAQFGGCISHLVPINVAKDLQLYYSYNS; via the coding sequence ATGATAGCTATTTATCCGGGAAGTTTTGATCCTATTACCCTTGGTCATCTTGACATTATTGAGCGAGGAGTTATCTTATTTGAAAAAGTAATTGTTGCAGTTTTGTGTAATCCTAATAAACATTCCTTATTTTCCGTAGAAAAAAGAGTACAACAAATTAGTCAATGTACTAAACACTTATCTAGAATTGAAGTAGATAGCTTTACGGGATTAACTGTAGACTATGCAAAGCTTCATCAAGCTAAGGTTTTATTAAGAGGCTTAAGGGTTCTTTCTGATTTTGAAAAAGAGTTACAAATGGCCCATACAAACAAAACCCTTGCTAGAGAGTTAGAAACTGTTTTCTTAGCAACTAATAAAGAATATAGTTTTTTAAGTAGTAGTACAGTTAAAGAGATTGCTCAATTTGGTGGCTGTATTTCTCATCTCGTACCTATTAATGTTGCAAAAGATCTCCAATTATATTACAGCTATAATAGTTAA
- the crtE gene encoding geranylgeranyl diphosphate synthase CrtE: MVMTGKDHVTQIETSCFDLVSYLKEKKQLVEAALDASIPITCPEKIYEAMRYSLLAGGKRLRPILCLTTCELMGGTVKMALPTACALEMIHTMSLIHDDLPAMDNDDYRRGQLTNHKVYGEDIAILAGDALLSYAFEHVATQTCNVSLTNLVDVIARLGRTVGAAGLVGGQVLDLESEGKPNITSDILKFIHVHKTGALLETSVVSGAILAGANLEDIKRLSHYAQNIGLAFQIIDDILDITSTQAELGKTAGKDKQAQKATYPSLWGLEESQKQAQILIEDAIAQLAPYGKEAYPLEAIARFIVSRKN; encoded by the coding sequence ATGGTTATGACAGGTAAAGATCATGTGACACAGATTGAAACATCTTGTTTCGATTTAGTGTCTTATCTTAAAGAGAAAAAACAATTGGTTGAAGCTGCTCTAGATGCTTCTATCCCTATTACTTGTCCTGAAAAAATCTACGAAGCAATGCGTTATTCTCTCCTTGCAGGAGGAAAAAGGTTGCGCCCCATACTATGCTTAACTACTTGTGAGCTTATGGGGGGAACAGTTAAGATGGCACTGCCAACAGCTTGTGCCTTAGAAATGATTCATACTATGTCTCTTATTCACGATGATCTTCCTGCTATGGATAATGATGATTATCGTCGAGGACAATTAACAAACCATAAAGTTTATGGGGAAGACATAGCTATTCTTGCAGGTGATGCTTTGTTGTCATATGCTTTTGAACATGTTGCTACTCAGACTTGTAATGTCTCTTTAACAAACCTAGTGGATGTTATAGCTCGTCTAGGTCGTACTGTTGGAGCAGCAGGATTGGTTGGCGGTCAAGTTCTAGATTTAGAATCTGAAGGTAAGCCTAATATAACATCAGATATTTTAAAATTTATCCATGTTCATAAAACAGGTGCTTTATTAGAAACTTCAGTAGTATCTGGAGCAATTCTAGCAGGAGCTAATCTAGAAGATATAAAACGTCTTTCTCATTATGCACAGAATATTGGTTTAGCTTTTCAAATTATTGATGACATATTAGATATAACTTCTACTCAAGCAGAACTAGGAAAAACTGCTGGAAAAGATAAACAAGCTCAAAAAGCTACTTATCCAAGTCTGTGGGGTTTAGAGGAGTCACAAAAACAAGCTCAAATTCTTATAGAAGATGCAATAGCTCAACTAGCTCCTTATGGTAAAGAAGCATATCCTTTAGAAGCTATTGCTAGATTTATCGTTTCTCGCAAAAATTAA
- a CDS encoding divergent PAP2 family protein encodes MQDFETIIHNRILLVSLLACFSAQGLKFFIELIHNRRMNFNSLISTGGMPSAHSALVGSLATSIGLTEGWESSEFAITCLFAIVVMYDATGIRQAAGKQAQILNQLIDSFRDNIFYLNTEERLKELLGHTPVQVLVGLGWGIWISVLAITVF; translated from the coding sequence ATGCAGGATTTTGAAACAATTATTCATAACAGAATACTGTTGGTATCTTTATTAGCTTGTTTTTCTGCCCAAGGATTGAAATTTTTTATTGAGTTAATTCATAATCGAAGAATGAACTTTAATTCTTTAATTAGTACAGGTGGGATGCCGAGTGCACACTCGGCATTAGTGGGATCACTGGCTACCAGTATTGGATTGACCGAGGGTTGGGAAAGTTCTGAATTTGCCATCACTTGTCTATTTGCTATTGTTGTTATGTATGATGCAACTGGTATACGTCAAGCAGCCGGTAAACAAGCTCAAATTCTTAATCAGTTAATTGATTCATTTCGAGACAATATTTTTTACTTGAATACAGAAGAACGATTAAAGGAATTGCTAGGACATACGCCAGTTCAAGTACTTGTAGGCTTAGGCTGGGGCATATGGATTTCAGTATTAGCAATAACAGTATTTTAG
- the rpoD gene encoding RNA polymerase sigma factor RpoD, with the protein MTQANDLLTLTESQMEVTFFIDEDINETNSDSINSITTEPDGKKTRKISASRRRDPSKKKPYTEDSIRVYLQEIGRIRLLRAEEEIELARKIADLLQLERIREALWEELDQVPNDEQWAKRIFQWENIEQIIRTQSSKEKEPKWSEVTNMLQEKKTISNLEKIWELEQKAYLPKFKRRLYLGRKAKDKMVHSNLRLVVSIAKKYMNRGLSFQDLIQEGSLGLIRAAEKFDHEKGYKFSTYATWWIRQAITRAIADQSRTIRLPVHLYETISRIKKTTKLLSQEMRRKPTEEEIATRMEMTIEKLRFIAKSAQLPISLETPIGKEEDSRLGDFIEADGETPEDEVAKNLLREDLENVLDTLSPRERDVLRLRYGLDDGRMKTLEEIGQIFNVTRERIRQIEAKALRKLRHPNRNSVLKEYIR; encoded by the coding sequence ATGACGCAGGCTAACGACCTATTAACCCTTACTGAATCTCAGATGGAAGTAACGTTCTTTATTGATGAAGATATAAATGAAACAAATAGTGATTCTATTAACAGTATCACTACCGAGCCAGATGGTAAAAAAACGCGAAAAATTAGTGCCTCTCGTCGTCGAGATCCTAGTAAAAAAAAGCCTTATACAGAGGATTCAATTCGGGTTTATTTGCAAGAGATAGGTCGTATTCGACTCTTGCGTGCTGAAGAGGAGATCGAACTAGCTCGTAAAATAGCTGATTTATTACAACTTGAACGTATTAGAGAAGCTTTATGGGAAGAGTTAGATCAAGTTCCTAATGATGAGCAATGGGCTAAAAGGATTTTTCAATGGGAAAATATTGAGCAGATAATTCGTACTCAGTCTTCTAAAGAGAAAGAACCAAAATGGTCCGAAGTAACTAATATGTTACAAGAAAAGAAAACAATTTCTAATTTAGAAAAAATATGGGAATTAGAACAAAAAGCTTATCTTCCTAAATTTAAACGTCGTTTATATTTAGGACGTAAGGCTAAAGATAAAATGGTCCACTCTAATCTTCGTTTAGTTGTTTCCATAGCTAAAAAATATATGAACCGTGGCCTTTCCTTCCAAGATTTAATTCAGGAAGGCTCTTTAGGATTAATTAGAGCAGCTGAAAAGTTTGATCATGAAAAAGGTTATAAATTTTCTACCTACGCAACTTGGTGGATTCGTCAAGCTATCACAAGAGCTATAGCCGATCAATCACGGACCATTCGTCTTCCTGTTCATTTATACGAAACCATTTCTCGCATTAAGAAAACTACTAAACTCTTATCTCAAGAAATGCGTCGTAAACCAACGGAAGAAGAAATTGCTACTAGAATGGAAATGACTATTGAGAAATTGCGTTTTATTGCTAAGTCGGCACAACTACCAATTTCCCTAGAAACTCCTATAGGAAAAGAAGAAGATTCTCGTTTAGGTGACTTTATTGAAGCAGATGGAGAAACCCCAGAAGATGAAGTTGCTAAAAATCTTCTTCGAGAAGATTTAGAAAATGTCTTAGATACTCTTAGTCCAAGAGAAAGAGATGTTTTACGGCTACGATACGGATTAGATGATGGAAGAATGAAAACTTTAGAAGAAATTGGTCAAATTTTTAACGTTACTCGTGAACGTATTCGACAAATAGAAGCTAAAGCTCTGAGGAAACTTAGACATCCTAATCGTAATAGTGTTCTTAAAGAATATATTCGTTGA
- a CDS encoding pentapeptide repeat-containing protein — protein MTIPPDFSSDSSLDTNDQELSPSLLSNSKYRKLSSLDSLSFQESKKPLYLQEVKSSNPWLFFIMLGLMIVGLIFNLPLIGLSSALVALFLSLRSMLPCFYNWFIRYLDSAERDLLVSLIVFILSLAGIFYYIGIYQIIGNWLDQFKYDEFGSWAEWVGALGQIMIAILAVYVAWAQYVISKDLTLQQNRITQQQTIDTYFQGISDLVLDGEGMLEDWPQERSIAEGRTAAILSSVDKIGKTKILKFLSQSRLLTPLMRDSRLGRPILDGSGGYAEDRANGIRVINLGVMLAEVDLSDQDLRWTDLSEANMVRVNLSRCDLVKANLSRTILYDANLQEVDLKNARLFYGLSDIASPRSRIHPPDYKTGAYTGIVIENCNLSRVKNLTKEQHYYLCAWGGEHTRGTIPGGCHNIPNKLNKYK, from the coding sequence ATGACGATACCACCTGATTTTTCTTCTGACTCATCTTTGGATACTAACGATCAGGAGCTTTCACCTTCCCTGTTATCAAATTCTAAATATAGAAAGTTATCAAGTCTAGATTCTTTATCTTTTCAAGAATCAAAAAAACCTCTATATTTGCAGGAAGTTAAGTCTTCTAACCCATGGTTGTTTTTTATCATGCTTGGCTTAATGATCGTTGGGTTAATATTTAACTTACCTTTAATAGGATTGAGTAGTGCCTTGGTAGCACTATTTCTTTCTTTACGTTCAATGCTTCCCTGTTTCTACAATTGGTTCATTAGATATCTTGACTCTGCAGAGAGAGATCTTTTAGTTAGCCTTATTGTTTTTATTTTGTCCTTGGCAGGAATATTCTATTACATTGGTATTTACCAAATTATTGGAAATTGGCTAGATCAATTTAAATATGATGAGTTTGGCTCCTGGGCTGAATGGGTTGGAGCATTAGGCCAAATAATGATTGCTATATTGGCCGTTTACGTTGCTTGGGCTCAATATGTAATTTCTAAAGATTTGACTTTACAACAAAATAGAATTACTCAACAACAAACTATTGATACTTATTTTCAAGGTATATCTGATTTAGTATTAGACGGAGAGGGAATGCTAGAAGACTGGCCTCAAGAGCGTTCTATAGCAGAAGGAAGAACTGCTGCAATCCTAAGTAGTGTGGATAAAATTGGAAAAACAAAAATTTTAAAGTTTCTTTCTCAGTCTAGACTTTTAACTCCACTCATGAGAGATAGTCGTTTGGGAAGACCAATATTAGATGGTTCAGGCGGATATGCTGAAGACCGTGCTAATGGGATTCGTGTTATTAATTTAGGAGTTATGCTAGCAGAAGTTGACTTATCAGATCAGGACTTAAGATGGACAGATTTAAGCGAAGCTAATATGGTACGTGTAAATTTAAGTCGTTGTGATTTAGTAAAAGCAAATTTATCTCGTACAATTTTGTATGATGCTAATCTTCAAGAAGTTGATCTTAAGAATGCTCGCTTATTCTATGGTTTAAGTGACATTGCTAGTCCTCGCTCGAGAATTCATCCTCCTGACTATAAAACAGGGGCATATACAGGAATAGTAATTGAAAATTGCAATTTGTCTAGAGTTAAAAATTTGACAAAAGAACAACATTATTATTTATGTGCTTGGGGAGGAGAACATACCCGAGGAACAATTCCAGGAGGATGCCATAATATTCCGAATAAATTAAATAAATATAAATAA